The Mycolicibacterium aichiense region GATTGCCGGCGGCCTGGCGATCGGCACGGCACTGCTGTGGCGGCATCGCACCGATATCCGCGCTGCCACCACATTGTCCGGGATGGTTGTCATCACCGGTGTGCTGGCTTACCTTCTGCTGCAACGTGATTCGCAGTGGCTGCCCTGGCTTCGGATGGCCGTGGTCGTCACCGCCATCGGCTGTGCCCTGCTGTTGTTGGTGCTGGTGCGCCTGCCGCGCCGGGTCGGCATGGCGGTGGGGATGGTGGCCGTGGTCGCCGCGCTGGCCGGACCGGTCGCGTTCTCGCTGGCCACCGTCGCCGCTCCGCACAGCGGTGCCATCCCTTCGGTGGGCCCGTCGAGCGGGCGGGGCGGACCGCCGGGCGGCATGTTCGACGCACCTCGACCGGGCGCGGCGCTGACGGCCGCACTGAGTCAGGACGCCGGTCAATTCACTTGGGCGGCAGCAGTAGTCGGTTCGAGCAACGCCGCCGGATACCAGCTTGCGACCGGATTGCCGGTGATGGCCGTCGGCGGCTTCAACGGCACCGACCCCGCTCCGACCCTCGAGCAGTTCCAGGCCTACGTCACTGCGCGCCGCATCCACTGGTTCATCCGTTCTGACATGCCCGGATTCATGTTCGGCAACCGGTCGGGCAGTGACGCCGCCGAGCAGATCCAGCGTTGGGTGAGCGCGAATTTCACGTCCCGCGAGGTCGACGGTGTCACCGTCTACGACCTGTCGCGGGGATTCACAGCCGCCGCATAGCAAAGACAAATTGGGCCCTCACCGCCGCGGCCGACGATGAATACATGACCATCACCGACATCCCCGTGGCACGCCGACGCAATGCCGCACTGACCGCCGCCGACCGCGGTGTACCGGTGCTCGATGTCGTCGTGCCGGTGTACAACGAGCAGGCCGTGCTGGCCAACTCGATCCACCGGCTGCACCGCCACCTGCGGGAGGACTTCCCGTTCTCGTTCCGCATCACGATCGCCGACAACGCCAGCATCGACGACACCCCCGCGGTGGCGGCCGGTCTGGCTGCCGAACTGCCCGAGGTCCGCATGGTGCGGCTGGAGCAGAAGGGCCGGGGGCGGGCGTTGCACGCGGTGTGGTCGACCTCGGATGCGCCGGTCCTGGCCTACATGGACGTCGACCTGTCGACCGATCTGGCCGCGCTGGCACCGCTGGTGGCACCGCTGGTGTCGGGGCATTCCGATCTGGCCATCGGCACCCGGCTGGGTCGCGGCTCCCGTGTCGTGCGGGGTGCCAAGCGGGAGGTCATCTCGCGCTGCTACAACCTCATCCTGCGTTCGACGCTCGCCGCCAAGTTCAGTGATGCCCAATGCGGTTTCAAGGCGATCCGCGCGGATGTCGCGGCCGAGCTGCTGCCCTACGTCGAGGACACCGGCTGGTTCTTCGATACCGAACTGCTGGTGCTGGCCGAGCGCAGCGGGCTCCGCATCCACGAGGTCCCGGTGGACTGGATCGACGATCCCGACAGCCGGGTCGACATCGTGGCCACCGCGGTCGCCGACCTGAAGGGAATCGCACGCTTGCTCAAAGGATTCGGCACCGGACAGATCCCGGTCAAAGCAATCGGCGCCCAGTTCGGCAACCAGGCCGGCGCGCCCAAATCGCTGTTGACCCAAGGCGTGCGATTCGCAGCGATCGGCATCGGATCGACACTGGCCTATCTGCTGTTGTTCCTGCTGCTACGCCCGATCGGCGCTCAGGGTGCCAACCTGGTGGCGCTGCTGGTGACCGCGATAGTCAATACCGCGGCCAATCGGCGGTTCACCTTCGGGGTCCGCGGCCGAGGCGGGGTGGCACGCCACCAGTTCGAGGGCCTGGTGGTCTTCGCCATCGGGCTGGGTCTGACCAGCGGAGCGCTGGCGCTGCTGCACACGATGGGCGAACCGCACCGCGCCGTGGAACTCCTGGTGCTGATCGCGGCCAACCTGATGGCCACCGTCGTTCGCTTCGTGCTGTTGCGCGGCTGGGTCTTCCATCCCCGCCGCACCGGCCAGACTGTTGGAGGAAAGTGATGACTGTGCTCGCCGAGTTCACAGAAAAGCCGACGGACATTCACCCCCACGAACAGCCGCACCCGCTGCGGCCGCGTTGGGTGCGCCCGGCGCTGGGGCTGCTGTTGGCCGTCACCGCCGTGCTCTACCTGTGGGGGCTGGGCGCCGCCGGGTGGGCCAACGACTACTACGCGGCCGCTGTGCAGGCCGGCACCCAGAGCTGGAAGGCCCTGCTGTTCGGGTCGCTCGACGCGGGTAACGCGATCACGGTGGACAAGCCACCGGCATCGCTGTGGGTGATGGCATTGTCCGGGCGGATCTTTGGATTCGGCACACTGTCGATGCTGGTGCCACAGGCCTTGATGGGCGTGGCTTCCGTGGCGCTGGTCTACAGCACGGTACGCCGGGTCAGTGGATACGGTGCCGGTCTGCTGGCTGGTGCGGTCCTGGCGCTGACGCCCGTGGCGGCGTTGATGTTCCGCTTCAACAACCCCGACGCACTTCTCGTTCTGCTGATGGTGGTGGCCGCCTACTGCCTGATCCGTGCACTGGAGGCCAACCCGACCCGGTGGATCGCCCTGGCCGGTGTGGCCATCGGATTCGCATTCCTGGCCAAGCTTCTGCAGGCCCTGCTGGTCACCCCGGCATTCGCCCTGGTGGTGTTGGTCGCGGTCCCGGGCAGTGTGTGGCTGCGGCTGCGTCATCTTGGCGTCGGTCTGCTCGCGATGGTGGTCTCCGCCGGGTGGTACCTGGCTCTGGTCAGCCTGTGGCCCAGTGATTCTCGGCCCTACATCGGCGGATCCACCGACAACAGCCTGCTGCAGCTTGCGCTGGGTTACAACGGCCTGGGACGGGTGTTCGGCGGCGACGGGAATCCGGGCGGCAACTCCGGCGGGGGCGCCGGCGGGGGTGGCGGTCCCGGTGGCGGGATGTTCGGTGGGTCCACCGGCATCACCAGGATGTTCGGGGAGTCGATGGGCACCGAGATCTCCTGGCTGTTGCCTGCCGCGCTGATCGCCTTGGTGGCCGGCCTGTGGTTCACCAGGCGCGCGCCCCGCACCGACCGAACCCGCGCCTCGCTGTTGCTGTGGGGCGGCTGGCTGGTGGTCACAGTCGTGGTGTTCAGCTTCATGAAGGGGATCATGCATCCCTACTACACAATCGCTTTGGCGCCGGCGATCGGCGCAGTGATCGGCATCGGTGTGCGAGAACTGTGGCGCGGCAAGCAGTTTGTGTTACCACGGGTGGCGCTCGGAGCAATGTTGGTGACCACCGGAGTGTGGAACTTCGTCCTTCTCGACCGCACACCCGAGTGGCTTCCCTGGCTGCGCTGGGTGGTGTTGGCCGGCTCGATCGTGGTCACCGCCGTGCTCGTGGCGGGCGGACATCGCCTCGGGCGCTGGACGGTCGCACTGGCGGCGGCGGGCCTGCTCTTCGGCCTCGGTGCCACAGCGGCCTACACCGTCGAGACCGTGGCGAACAGCCACAGCGGGGGGATTCCGACATCGGGACCGGTTCGCTCCGGCGGAGGTATGGGCTTCGGCGGCCCAGGTGGTCCTCGCGGCCAGCAGGCGTCGGATAACACCGAACTGAAGGCCATGCTCACTGCGGCCGACAATCGTTGGGCCGCAGCGACTGTCGGGTCCATGGGCACCAGCCCGCTGGAGCTGGCCACCGGCACATCGATCATGTCGATCGGTGGTTTCGGCGGTGGCGACAACTCGCCGACACTGGAGCAATTCAAGTCCTACGTGGCCGCAGGGCAGGTCCACTACTTCATCGCAGGGGAGGGACCCGGCGGTGGCCATCACGGACCCGGCGGCGACTCGGGTGCGGGTACCCAGATCACCCAGTGGGTGAAGCAGCACTTCACCGCACAGGATGTGGGCGGGACCGAGGTCTACGACCTGACCGCGCCGAACTAACCCGTCAATTACCGTCCGCGGACGGCCCGTACTTCGTACCATCTGTCGTATCGGCTGGCGGGAGTACGGGTCATGGGTAACGCAGCACATATCGGCAGGGTCGGGGCGCTCGCGGTAGCCCTCGGGATCGGTTCCTGGTTGGCGAGCACCCCGCCTGTGGCGAATGCCCAGCCGTCGAACACCTCGACTGCCTCGGGGGCCACGGCATCGGCGGCCAAACCGAAACCCGCGGCAGTGGGCAAGACGCACCGGGTGACGCCCAGTTTGGCCGCCGGCCCGTCGTCGGCCAAAGTGGCCAAGCCCGCGCACCTTTCGGCTCCGGTGATGCACGCGCCGACAGTGCACTCGATCGCCGTCGCAGTGCATTCTCTGGTCGGCGATGGCAGGCCGCCAACACCGGCGACGATCTCGTCGATGCTGGCATATGCGGGCGACGAATTGCGTCGTATCACGGGCATCGGGAAGCAGGGCGCGGTCACGACCACCGCGGTACCGGCCACCGGGCCCAACCTGCTGACGAATCCGGGTGCCGAGCTCGGTGATCCGGCCGGGTACGGCAACAGCACCGTCAGCGTGCCGGGCTGGACGGCAACAGGCACCCCGACTGTGGTTCAGTACGGCGAACTCCGCAACGCGTGGCCGGTGGGCCTGAGCTTCGCATGGCCGAATCTTCCCGCCATCGTCTCGTTCCCGGGCGTCAACGCGGCACCCCCCGGTGGGGGCGCCCAGTTCTTCGGTGGCGGAGACGTGGCCACGTCCAAGCTCTCCCAGACCGTGGACCTCAGTGCATCCAGTGCTGAGATCGACAGCGGCACAGTCCCTTTCAATCTGAACGGCTACCTGGGCGGCTACCTACTGGATCCGTCCTTCGCCAGTGTGAAGGTCACTTTCCTGGACCAGAACCAGCTCTACCTCGGAAGCTCGACGATCGGGCCGGTCTCCAACCTGGATCGCTGGGGGCAGACCGGATTCCGGCAGCGCACCTCCATCGGTACCGTCCCGGTGGGCACGCGCAGCGCCGTCGTCACCTTGACCATGCACGACCTGAATCCGGTGGTGATCGGTTTCACCGCCCGCTACAACAACGCGTACGCCGACAACCTGTCCTTCAGCATCGGCACCGCCCAACCCGCACCGCCCGCGCCCACGCCGCCGGTGTCCGATGTCCAGCCGCTCGACCACGTGTTCCTGGTCTACATGGAGAACAAGGGCTACAACGACATCGTCGGAAGCCCCAACGCACCGTTCCTCAACAGCTTGATCAACGGCTACGGCCTCGCCAACAACTATTACGCGGTGACTCATCCCAGCCTGCCGAACTACTACGCCATCGTCGGCGGCCAGGTGTACGGCAAGACCTACAACTGCAAATCGGTCTGCATCACCGATCCCAACAATCTCGCCGTCAACCTGGACACCCACGGCAAGACGTGGGCGGCCTACGCCCAAGGCATGACACCGGGGCAGCCGTTGCAGTCGACCGCGAACTATTCGACGGACCAGACCCCGTGGCCGGCCTTCGCCGGCATCGGCGACAACCAGGCCTACGCCGCTGCGCACATGTTCCCGCTGACGCAAATGGCCATCGACCTCCAATCAGACGCCACCACACCGGATTTCGTGTGGTTCGCCGCCGACGAGGATTCCAACGGCGAAGGCCCGGTCGACTCGCTGGCGGGTGTCGCGCACTTCGCGTTCTCGCAGATCGATCCGCGTCACCAGTACAACGTCCCCGCGCTCGACCAGTTCCTGGCGGACAACGTCCCGACGATCATGAATTCCGACGTCTGGAATACCACCAAGTCGGTGCTGATCGTGACGTTCGACGAGGACAACAACAACATCACGCTGGGCTTCGGCAACGAGGGCAACCACGTCGTCACGGTGGTGATCCCCTCGCCGATGGCGGTGAGTGCGGGCGGTATGAAGGGCGGCGCCTTCGTCGTCACCGATCATTACGACCACTACAGCACGCTGCGCACCATCGAGGACGCGCTCGGGTTGCCGCCGATGACCAACAACGACAAGTATGCCCAACCTCTCAACGGATTCTGGACCTGACGACGTCGTCCTAGGCGAGGATTGCGGTATGACACCCAAGCCGCCGTCCGCCGTCATCGAGGCCGCCCATGCCGAGCACCTGGAGTCCCTGCCGTTCGAGGACACCGCGGACTTCGACGCCGCCGACCGCGGCTTCATCGCCGCCCTGACCCCGTGCGTGGTCAAGGCCGCCGACGGGCGGGTGGTGTGGGACAACGACGCGTACGGATTCCTCGACGGGGATGCGCCGACATCGGTGCACCCGAGCCTGTGGCGGCAGTCCATCCTGGCTGCCAAGCAGGGCCTCTACGAGGTGGTCGAGGGTATCTACCAGGTCCGCGGACTGGACCTGTCCAACATCAGCTTCATCGAGGGCGACACCGGCATCGTGGTGATCGATCCGCTGGTCTCCACCGAAACCGCTGCGGCCGCTCTCGCGCTCTACCGGGCGCACCGTGGCGACCGTCCGGTTGTCGCGGTCATTTACACCCACTCCCACGTCGACCACTTCGGCGGTGTCCTCGGGGTGACCACCCAGGCCGACGTCGACGCGGGCAAGGTCGCAGTGCTGGCCCCGGAGGGGTTCACCGAGCACGCCGTCCAGGAGAACGTCTACGCCGGCACCGCGATGGCCCGTCGTGCCGGTTACATGTACGGCGCCGTCCTCGGCCGCGGCCCGCAAGGGCAGGTCGGCTGCGGGTTGGGGCAGACCCCGTCGACGGGCGAGGTCGCGATCATCGTGCCGACCATCGACATCACCACTACCGGTGAGAAGCACACCATCGACGGCGTCGAGATCGAATTCCAGATGGCACCGGGCACCGAGGCGCCCGCCGAGATGCACTTCTACTTTCCGAAGTTCCGCGCTCTGTGCATGGCCGAGAACGCCACGCACAACCTGCACAACCTGTTGACGTTGCGCGGGGCGCTGGTGCGCGACCCGCACGGGTGGTCGGGGTACCTGACCGAGGCCATCGAGACGTTCGCCGACCGCACCGACGTGGTGTTCGCCTCGCATCATTGGCCGACCTGGGGTCAGGACAACATCGTCGAATTCCTCTCCCTGCAACGCGATCTCTACGCATATCTGCACGACCAGACGCTGCGTCAGCTCAACCAGGGCTACACCGGCATCGAGATCGCCGAGGGCTTCCAGATGCCGCCCGCGCTGCACAAGGCGTGGCATGCGCACGGCTACTACGGGTCGGTCAGCCACAACGTCAAAGCTGTCTACCAGCGGTACATGGGCTGGTTCGACGGCAACCCCGCGCGGTTGTGGGCTCATCCGCCCGAGGCGATCGGGCCGCGCTACGTCGAGGCGATGGGTGGCGCCGACCGAGTGGTCGAGCTGGCCCGGGCGGCCGCAGAATCCGGTGACTATCGTTGGGCGGCAACGCTACTGGATCACGTCATCTTCACCGATGAGCAGCATGCGGGGGCCAGGGAGCTCTACGCCGACACACTCGAGCAGCTGGCGTACGGCGCCGAGTGTGCGACGTGGCGCAACTTCTTCCTGTCCGGTGCCACCGAGCTGCGCGACGGGAACTTCGGCACACCCACCCAGGTATCGCCGACGACGTTGCTTGCCCAGCTGACCCCGGAGCAGATGTTCGACGTGCTGGCGATCAGCGTCAACGGGCCGCGGTCGTGGGATCTGGACATCGCGCTCGATGTCACGTTCGCCGACCTCGACGCCAACTACCGGCTCACCCTACGTAATGGTGTGCTGGTCTACCGGCAGTGCCCGGCGGACGAGTCGACAGCGACCGCCACCATCCGGCTGGCCACCAAGTTACGGCTATTGGCCGCCGCGGCAGGCGATTTCACCTCACCGGGCCTGGAGACCACCGGTGAGGCGGAAGCCCTGCAGAAGTTTCTCGGTGCGCTGGATCAGCCGGACCCGAGCTTCAACATCATCACGCCCTAGCACGGTCAGCAGACGTCGATGACGACCT contains the following coding sequences:
- a CDS encoding bifunctional glycosyltransferase family 2/GtrA family protein codes for the protein MTITDIPVARRRNAALTAADRGVPVLDVVVPVYNEQAVLANSIHRLHRHLREDFPFSFRITIADNASIDDTPAVAAGLAAELPEVRMVRLEQKGRGRALHAVWSTSDAPVLAYMDVDLSTDLAALAPLVAPLVSGHSDLAIGTRLGRGSRVVRGAKREVISRCYNLILRSTLAAKFSDAQCGFKAIRADVAAELLPYVEDTGWFFDTELLVLAERSGLRIHEVPVDWIDDPDSRVDIVATAVADLKGIARLLKGFGTGQIPVKAIGAQFGNQAGAPKSLLTQGVRFAAIGIGSTLAYLLLFLLLRPIGAQGANLVALLVTAIVNTAANRRFTFGVRGRGGVARHQFEGLVVFAIGLGLTSGALALLHTMGEPHRAVELLVLIAANLMATVVRFVLLRGWVFHPRRTGQTVGGK
- a CDS encoding glycosyltransferase family 39 protein is translated as MTVLAEFTEKPTDIHPHEQPHPLRPRWVRPALGLLLAVTAVLYLWGLGAAGWANDYYAAAVQAGTQSWKALLFGSLDAGNAITVDKPPASLWVMALSGRIFGFGTLSMLVPQALMGVASVALVYSTVRRVSGYGAGLLAGAVLALTPVAALMFRFNNPDALLVLLMVVAAYCLIRALEANPTRWIALAGVAIGFAFLAKLLQALLVTPAFALVVLVAVPGSVWLRLRHLGVGLLAMVVSAGWYLALVSLWPSDSRPYIGGSTDNSLLQLALGYNGLGRVFGGDGNPGGNSGGGAGGGGGPGGGMFGGSTGITRMFGESMGTEISWLLPAALIALVAGLWFTRRAPRTDRTRASLLLWGGWLVVTVVVFSFMKGIMHPYYTIALAPAIGAVIGIGVRELWRGKQFVLPRVALGAMLVTTGVWNFVLLDRTPEWLPWLRWVVLAGSIVVTAVLVAGGHRLGRWTVALAAAGLLFGLGATAAYTVETVANSHSGGIPTSGPVRSGGGMGFGGPGGPRGQQASDNTELKAMLTAADNRWAAATVGSMGTSPLELATGTSIMSIGGFGGGDNSPTLEQFKSYVAAGQVHYFIAGEGPGGGHHGPGGDSGAGTQITQWVKQHFTAQDVGGTEVYDLTAPN
- a CDS encoding alkaline phosphatase family protein encodes the protein MGNAAHIGRVGALAVALGIGSWLASTPPVANAQPSNTSTASGATASAAKPKPAAVGKTHRVTPSLAAGPSSAKVAKPAHLSAPVMHAPTVHSIAVAVHSLVGDGRPPTPATISSMLAYAGDELRRITGIGKQGAVTTTAVPATGPNLLTNPGAELGDPAGYGNSTVSVPGWTATGTPTVVQYGELRNAWPVGLSFAWPNLPAIVSFPGVNAAPPGGGAQFFGGGDVATSKLSQTVDLSASSAEIDSGTVPFNLNGYLGGYLLDPSFASVKVTFLDQNQLYLGSSTIGPVSNLDRWGQTGFRQRTSIGTVPVGTRSAVVTLTMHDLNPVVIGFTARYNNAYADNLSFSIGTAQPAPPAPTPPVSDVQPLDHVFLVYMENKGYNDIVGSPNAPFLNSLINGYGLANNYYAVTHPSLPNYYAIVGGQVYGKTYNCKSVCITDPNNLAVNLDTHGKTWAAYAQGMTPGQPLQSTANYSTDQTPWPAFAGIGDNQAYAAAHMFPLTQMAIDLQSDATTPDFVWFAADEDSNGEGPVDSLAGVAHFAFSQIDPRHQYNVPALDQFLADNVPTIMNSDVWNTTKSVLIVTFDEDNNNITLGFGNEGNHVVTVVIPSPMAVSAGGMKGGAFVVTDHYDHYSTLRTIEDALGLPPMTNNDKYAQPLNGFWT
- a CDS encoding alkyl/aryl-sulfatase, translated to MTPKPPSAVIEAAHAEHLESLPFEDTADFDAADRGFIAALTPCVVKAADGRVVWDNDAYGFLDGDAPTSVHPSLWRQSILAAKQGLYEVVEGIYQVRGLDLSNISFIEGDTGIVVIDPLVSTETAAAALALYRAHRGDRPVVAVIYTHSHVDHFGGVLGVTTQADVDAGKVAVLAPEGFTEHAVQENVYAGTAMARRAGYMYGAVLGRGPQGQVGCGLGQTPSTGEVAIIVPTIDITTTGEKHTIDGVEIEFQMAPGTEAPAEMHFYFPKFRALCMAENATHNLHNLLTLRGALVRDPHGWSGYLTEAIETFADRTDVVFASHHWPTWGQDNIVEFLSLQRDLYAYLHDQTLRQLNQGYTGIEIAEGFQMPPALHKAWHAHGYYGSVSHNVKAVYQRYMGWFDGNPARLWAHPPEAIGPRYVEAMGGADRVVELARAAAESGDYRWAATLLDHVIFTDEQHAGARELYADTLEQLAYGAECATWRNFFLSGATELRDGNFGTPTQVSPTTLLAQLTPEQMFDVLAISVNGPRSWDLDIALDVTFADLDANYRLTLRNGVLVYRQCPADESTATATIRLATKLRLLAAAAGDFTSPGLETTGEAEALQKFLGALDQPDPSFNIITP